The Candidatus Thiothrix anitrata genome includes the window CAGCACAGGATGTGTTGTACCGTTTTGACCATGTGAAATATTACCGAGAGGCAGGCTCCAAAGATGCCACGGATACCAACACCATCAAATGGAAATCCATCAGCAAGGGTGTGTTGTGGCAGGCACTTGAAGCAACCAAGACCCGCGTGGTGTTAATCGACGAAATCGACAAGGCTTCCCGCGATTTTCCCAATGACTTGCTGCATGAACTCGATCAGATGGAGTTCACTATTCCCGAATTGAATGATTTGGTGATTGGCGGGGAAAAAAGCCATCGTCCTTTGGTATTCATCACCTCCAATAACGAGCGGCGTTTACCCGATGCCTTCCTGCGCCGTTGCGTTTTTCATCATGTTGAATTTAACGAAAAGCTGTTGCAACGCGCCTTAAAAGCACATAAAGACGATTTCAAGAATTTACCGCCAGCCTTTGTTGACCTTGCAGTGAATCGTTTTTTGATTCTGAGGGAGAAGCATTTGCGCAAACGACCGGCTACCGGGGAGTTTTTAGCGTGGCTGCGCGTGTTGGCGATGCTGGCGGAAACGTCGGAAGAGACTTTGCAACGGGCGTTAGTTGCTGCTGAAGATGATTTAACCAAACTGCCTTATCTTGGGGTTCTCCTGAAAGACAGACACGATCTCGAAAACATAGCAATACAAGGGTTTTAACCCGAACCTCCCCGAATCCGGGGAGGTTCACACCGTCATTAACCAATCCGTACTGAATCCGGTGCTTTGGGGAAATGCGGTAAACTGGTTTCAGCAACAAGCCCTGCTTGCGCTGCGGCTTTCAACTCGTCTGCTTTTCTGTCAACGATCCAGTCGGTAATACCAGCCCCGATCCACATGCTAAACAGCGCGACCCATGCGGTAATTACCAAAATCGCGCCGCCGGTAACACCCGCACCAACCGCACAACCACCCGCCAGCATCCCGCCAAACCCCATCAAAGCCGCGCCGATAAAAAAGCGGGCAAAGCCACTGTCGGAGGTGAATTGCTGCCATTTGAATTCATGTGTCACCAAAGCCGCCAGCAATGAGCCTAAAAATACGCCGGGTACTAAACCCACATCAAAGCTCAGTGGCAGTGTCGGTTGATTGATCAAACCCATCAGGGTGTCGGCTGAAGAACCCGTAAAGCTCACGCTTTTAATCGCCACAATATCAAAGGAATTAGCAGCTTGCAGACTGGTTAACAACCATCCCAAAGCCACGGACAGGCCGGTAATAACCGCCGCGACACCCCACCATTTACTCAATTGGTGACGTTTAGCAAACCACAAACCCAGTAAAAATAAAACGATACCAATGATTAAACCACCGTAAGATGGCAACCAACCAGCAAAACTGCGAGACTGCCCATCAACCAGCCACCAAGAAGATAACTCTTCACGCAATGGTGATAGTCCACCGGTCAAGGATGCTTGCGCCACAATCGTGACCACCAGTCCCGCAACCATTGTGCGCATATTTCCGGTCGCGGATAACACCAACAAACGGCTCGCACAACCACCAGCTAACACCATACCCGCGCCAAACAACAAACCACCAATAATGGCACCTGACATTGAGCCGGTATTGTTCAACTGACGAATCTGCCCGGTATCAATCACGCCGGTTCCAATAAAGTATTGCGTACCAATCATCGCGGCACTGAATGCCAGCAACCAGATGGCAAACTTTTTACCCGTCTGACCACGCCAGAACTCCACACAAGCCGCACGCAAACAAAAACGGCTTTGCTGGGCAAAAATACCGAAGATCAACCCAACCGTTAAGCCAAGGATGGCTGATATTTCTTCCGTAGCAAAATACTCTAATAAGGCATCATAGTTCATAAATTCATCCCCCATTTCCGACGAGGAGGAGCATCGGAAAGTTGTTCAATTAACCAATGGGGGGCATATTAAGTGAGAATATTATTAAATGCTAATGATCTGTATCAAGGAAATGAAAGTTTCGCGCGCAAGCATCAAGCCGCCAACCACTCAATCCAAGCAAAAACTGCGGCATACACTGCGACAAACACTAACAAGCCGAACCAAGCAGGCTTAAAAGCCAACTCAACCGGCGGCGATTGTTCCGCAGGCCAATCTGCCTTACCAACCACCATCGCTTTAATCAAGTTGGTACGCTTATAAAAACGGTAAAACAGCACAGCAGCAATGTGCAGCGCAGCCAGCAACAAAATGCCATTGAAGTTTAAATGATGAATAGAGGTCAACACTTCGGCCGTACTCATCGTTACCAACCCGATTAACGGCCCTTCGGTCATAATATCATCGGTAGCAAACAGCCCGGTACTCGCCTGCATCAGCACTGCCAGCAGCAAGGCCACCACCATCCACGCGCCCAGCGGGTTATGCCCCGCATGAAACGCTGTTGCCTTAGTGCGCAACTCACTGAAATGTGTCAAGGCGTGACGCGGCGATTTCAAAAACTGCGCAAACCGCGCCGTATCGCTGCCGATAACACCCCAAACCACCCGAAACACCACCAAGGCCAGCAGGAAAATCCCGCTACGTTCGTGCCACACCATCCAGTTACCGCCGATTTCCGCGCAAAACCACGAGAAACCAATGCCGAGAACCAATGCCCAGTGAAACAACCGTGTGGGTAAATCCCACAGCCTGACGGGAATCGTTTGCATTATTTCAAACCTAAAACATCCTGCATGTCGAACAAACCGGTGTTTTTGTCCTGCAACCACGCCGCAGCACGCACCGCACCTTTGGCAAACGTCATGCGGCTGGATGCTTTATGGGTAATTTCCACGCGCTCACCAATATCCGCAAACATCACGGTATGATCACCAACCACATCGCCCGCCCGCACTGTGGCAAAACCGATGGTTTGACGCTCACGTTCGCCGGTAACACCTTCACGCCCGTAGACCGCGCACTCTTTCAAATCACGTCCTAACGCATTCGCCACCACTTCGCCCATACGCAATGCAGTGCCGGAAGGTGCATCAACTTTGTGGCGATGGTGCGCTTCCACGATCTCAATATCGACGCTATCGCCTAGTACCCGCGCTGCCATATCCAACAGTTTCAGGCACAAATTCACCCCGACACTCATGTTAGGCGCGAATACCACACCGATTTGCTGGGCGGCTTTAGAAATCGCTGCCTTACCCGCATCGTCAAAACCGGTAGTGCCAATGACCATTTTCTTGCCTTTTGCCACACACCAGTTGAGGTGCAGCAAGCACGGTTCCGGGCGGGTGAAATCAATCAACACGTCGAAATCGTTAGCGGCTTCGTCTAAGGTCGGGGCGATAATGACACCATTTTTACCGATGCCTGCGACTTCGCCAGCATCCGCGCCAATCAAGGAACTGGCAGGATGCTCAGTGGCAACGCTCAGTGTTAACCCTTCGACCTGCGCACATGCCTCAATCAAGGCTTTACCCATGCGCCCCGCCGCGCCTACCACCGCTATTCTGGTCATTATTTGTCACCTTCAAACAGGTCTTTAAAGAAACTTTTGGCTTTATCCGTCCAGCCGTGTTCTTTCGGGCTGTGTTTCTTACCGCCTTCGTGCATGGAGGTATCCAGCTCTTCCAGTAACTCGCGCTGACGCTTGGTCAAATTCACCGGAGTTTCGACGATAACCCGGCAAATCAAATCACCAGCGGTTGCGCTACGCACCGATTTTACGCCCTTGCCACGCAAACGGAACTGCTTACCGGTCTGGGTTTCTGCGGGGATTTTGAGATTGATTTTGCCTTCCAAAGTCGGCACTTCCAACTCGCCACCCAATGCTGCGGTGGTAAAGCGAATCGGCATTTCGCAATGCAAAGTGTCGCCGTCACGCTGGAATAAAGGATGCGCTTTGACAAAAACCTGCACGTACAAATCACCGGCTGGCCCGCCATTCACGCCGCCTTCGCCTTCACCGGCTAAACGCACGCGGTCGCCGTTGTCCACTCCGGCTGGAATGCGCACTGACAAGGTTTTCTGCTTTTCCTTACGGCCTTGACCATGACAGTCAGGACACGGGTCAGCAATGATTTTCCCGGAACCGTGACAGTGTGGGCAGGTTTGCTGAATCGCGAAAAAGCCTTGCTGCATCCGCACTTGCCCACTACCATGACAGGTGGGACAGGTTTGTGGGTGCGTACCCGGTTTTGCACCGGAACCGTTACAGGTTTCACAGCTTTGTAAGGACGGCACACGAATATCCGTGGTTGTACCGAATACCGCTTCTTCCAGCGTCAGCTCAAGGTTGTATTGCAGGTCGCTGCCACGGTAAGCACGATTACCACCACCACCGCCGCGTCCACCACGACCACCGCCACCGCCACCAAAAATGTCGCCGAAAATATCTTCAAAAATATCGCCGAAACCACCTTGTCCGTTACCCGGTCTGCCGCCGCCAGCCGATGCATCTACTCCGGCATGACCAAACTGGTCATAAGCTGCACGCTTTTGAGAGTCGCTGAGGATTTCATACGCTTCTTTGGCTTCTTTAAATTTAGCTTCAGCCTCGGCGTTATCGGGGTTGCGGTCAGGATGGTACTTCATCGCCGAGCGACGAAACGCCTTTTTCAGGTCGTCCTCACTGACGTTTTTTTGAACCCCAAGGATTTCGTAATAATCCCGTTTGGACATAGATCGATTCCTGTAATGTAGGAAAACCCCTCACTTTAATATCCCCCCATCCTAACCTTCCCCCCCAAGGGGGAAAGGAATAAGATGGGGTGAGGGGTCATATTGCCTTACTTTTTCTCTTCAAACTCGGCATCAACGATGTCGTCACCCGGCTTGCCACCTTGTGCACCACCAGCACCATTGTCAGCACCTGCATCTGCTTGACCTGCCATTGCTTGCATTAACTTGCCGGAAGCTTCCAACAATGCTTCGGTTTTGCGATCAATAACCTCTTTATTGTCACCTTTGACCGCTTCTTTGAGTTCGCTGATCAGGGATTCGATATTCGCACGATCCGCGCTTTCGACTTTCTCGCCGTATTCTTTCAGCGATTTTTCAGTGCCGTGAATCATATTGTCCGCTTGATTACGTGCGTCAACCAATTCGCGCTGCTTTTTGTCTTCTTCAGCGTGCGCTTCGGCATCTTTGACCATTTGTTCAACTTCTGCATCGGATAAGCCTGAAGATGCTTTGATCACGATGTTTTGTTGCTTACCGGTCGATTTGTCTTTCGCGGTAACGTTCAAAATACCATTCGCGTCGATGTCGAAGGTGACTTCGATTTGCGGCATACCGCGTTGTGCTGGCGGAATGTCTTGCAAGTCAAAACGACCCAGTGACTTGTTGTCACGCGCCATTTCGCGCTCACCTTGGATAACGTGCACGGTAACTGCCGTTTGGTTATCTTCTGCGGTCGAAAACACTTGCGATGCCTTGGTTGGAATCGTGGTGTTTTTGGTAATCAGTTTGGTAGAAACACCGCCCATGGTTTCAATGCCCAATGACAACGGGGTAACGTCCAACAACAGGATGTCAGTCACGCCGCCGCTCATTACGCCGCCTTGAATCGCCGCACCAACCGCAACTGCCTCGTCAGGGTTTACGTCTTTACGTGGCTCTTTGCCGAAGAAGTTTTTCACCGCTTCCTGGACTTTTGGCATACGGGTTTGACCGCCAACTAAAATTACGTCAT containing:
- a CDS encoding AAA family ATPase; amino-acid sequence: MSRYPFALLDHPNARNGHELLSQRNQSHRRNLKKDATRFDPDEALKTAIHTAIAIGEPLLLTGDAGTGKTQTAYYVAEMLGLDEVLSFQVKSSSSAQDVLYRFDHVKYYREAGSKDATDTNTIKWKSISKGVLWQALEATKTRVVLIDEIDKASRDFPNDLLHELDQMEFTIPELNDLVIGGEKSHRPLVFITSNNERRLPDAFLRRCVFHHVEFNEKLLQRALKAHKDDFKNLPPAFVDLAVNRFLILREKHLRKRPATGEFLAWLRVLAMLAETSEETLQRALVAAEDDLTKLPYLGVLLKDRHDLENIAIQGF
- the dapB gene encoding 4-hydroxy-tetrahydrodipicolinate reductase; this encodes MTRIAVVGAAGRMGKALIEACAQVEGLTLSVATEHPASSLIGADAGEVAGIGKNGVIIAPTLDEAANDFDVLIDFTRPEPCLLHLNWCVAKGKKMVIGTTGFDDAGKAAISKAAQQIGVVFAPNMSVGVNLCLKLLDMAARVLGDSVDIEIVEAHHRHKVDAPSGTALRMGEVVANALGRDLKECAVYGREGVTGERERQTIGFATVRAGDVVGDHTVMFADIGERVEITHKASSRMTFAKGAVRAAAWLQDKNTGLFDMQDVLGLK
- the dnaJ gene encoding molecular chaperone DnaJ → MSKRDYYEILGVQKNVSEDDLKKAFRRSAMKYHPDRNPDNAEAEAKFKEAKEAYEILSDSQKRAAYDQFGHAGVDASAGGGRPGNGQGGFGDIFEDIFGDIFGGGGGGRGGRGGGGGNRAYRGSDLQYNLELTLEEAVFGTTTDIRVPSLQSCETCNGSGAKPGTHPQTCPTCHGSGQVRMQQGFFAIQQTCPHCHGSGKIIADPCPDCHGQGRKEKQKTLSVRIPAGVDNGDRVRLAGEGEGGVNGGPAGDLYVQVFVKAHPLFQRDGDTLHCEMPIRFTTAALGGELEVPTLEGKINLKIPAETQTGKQFRLRGKGVKSVRSATAGDLICRVIVETPVNLTKRQRELLEELDTSMHEGGKKHSPKEHGWTDKAKSFFKDLFEGDK
- a CDS encoding cytochrome b/b6 domain-containing protein, which encodes MQTIPVRLWDLPTRLFHWALVLGIGFSWFCAEIGGNWMVWHERSGIFLLALVVFRVVWGVIGSDTARFAQFLKSPRHALTHFSELRTKATAFHAGHNPLGAWMVVALLLAVLMQASTGLFATDDIMTEGPLIGLVTMSTAEVLTSIHHLNFNGILLLAALHIAAVLFYRFYKRTNLIKAMVVGKADWPAEQSPPVELAFKPAWFGLLVFVAVYAAVFAWIEWLAA
- a CDS encoding YeeE/YedE family protein codes for the protein MNYDALLEYFATEEISAILGLTVGLIFGIFAQQSRFCLRAACVEFWRGQTGKKFAIWLLAFSAAMIGTQYFIGTGVIDTGQIRQLNNTGSMSGAIIGGLLFGAGMVLAGGCASRLLVLSATGNMRTMVAGLVVTIVAQASLTGGLSPLREELSSWWLVDGQSRSFAGWLPSYGGLIIGIVLFLLGLWFAKRHQLSKWWGVAAVITGLSVALGWLLTSLQAANSFDIVAIKSVSFTGSSADTLMGLINQPTLPLSFDVGLVPGVFLGSLLAALVTHEFKWQQFTSDSGFARFFIGAALMGFGGMLAGGCAVGAGVTGGAILVITAWVALFSMWIGAGITDWIVDRKADELKAAAQAGLVAETSLPHFPKAPDSVRIG